Within the Oncorhynchus kisutch isolate 150728-3 linkage group LG13, Okis_V2, whole genome shotgun sequence genome, the region cgaagcatcgttacccatcgcaaggggacactacttcaaggtctcagagcaagtgacgtcaccgattgaaacgccactagtgcgcaccaccgctaactagctagccatttcacatcggctacacttgcataatcaatgcttggagtttgtgggttttgtttgtccaccctccTCTTGAGGCTTGACcagaagttctcaatgggattaaggtctgacacaggactgatggtagcgctcaccttgtcttctccgtacaagctttttttccggatgccccaaacaatcgtaaaggggattcatcagagaaattgactttaccccagtcctcagcatccaatccctgtaccttttacaGAATATCAGTccgtccctgatgtttttcctggagagaagtggcttctttgcggcccttcttgacaccaggccatcctccaaaagtcttcgcctcactgtgcgtgcataTGCACTCACAcatgcctgctgccattcctgagcaagctctgtactggtggtgccctgatcccgcagctgaatcaactttaggagatggtcctggtggttgctggactttcttgggtgtcctgaagccttcttcacaacaattgaattgctctccttgaagttattgatgatccaataaatggttgatttaggtgcaatcttactggtagcaatatccttgcctgtgaagctttttgtgcaaagcaatgatgacggcacgtgtttccttgcaggtaaccatggttgacagaggaagaacaatgattccaagcaccaccctccttttgaagctttgcCATGAAAATGAgctcagttcatttgcatggcaaagagggactttgcaatgaattgcaattcatctgatcactcttcataacattctggagtatatgcaaattgccatcatacaaactgaggcagcagactttgtgaaaatgtatatttgtgtcattctcaaaacttatGTTGGTTGCAGGCTTGTTAGTTTTCTTGCTCCTGGTGACCCGTCCCGCGTTCAAGATAATTATcttgaaaaaaacatgtttttgtttcgAACGACCGTTTGAAAACTgaaattgttgttttttgtaaattgaaattgatAACAAAACGTCGTCATCATTTCGATCATTAAAGTATCCCACTTTCCCAACTCACTGTTTAACCAAAtatagtaacgttagctagctatcttttaCTTTATTTGCTCGAGCACAACTTGTAATCAACGATATGCCTAGAATGACCGCAAAAAGAAGTCAAAcgagagagaaaagggaaagTTAACATAGAATCAAAGGGAACAGTTACAGTAATCAACCGAGGACAAGAGAAAGTTACACGTAAACCGCCAGTAAAACCACCGGTCAAGTCGCCCGTGAAGCAGCAAACGAAGCCAGTAAAACACCCAGGTGGTCGGGGACTTGGGAAAGCAGGGGCTAGACGTTTTCGTCAGCTATTGAAGCGTTCAATCCAAGAGaagaatgttacaggaaacaaaAAAGTGCCTTTGCCAAGTGACCCCGTGCCCCCATTCCCAGGTAGCACAAACCCAGAGTTCCTATCTTTAACAAACTTCTGGCCCAGTGTGGGCTAGATGTGGATGCTAACGTTACCTGGGAACGGGGCCAGTATGGCATCTGAGATCGGCACATTTTGACGAGGTCATTATGTTTTGGATCAAGGTTGCTACACTACCCCCATCCTTCGGAGAGCACATTCTTCATATCTTCAATTTTGAAGTATGTGATGTTTATGTCAATTCAAATATTTGATAACCAATGAGTGTATCCCCATCTTCATCTCGATCCGTATCCAGCGACCCCAGCTCGTCTCTTCAAATACCAGGCAGAGGCTGCATCTGCACCCAAAACCAACAATGCAAGGCATGTGACTACCCGGGTCTCCCAGCTCATCCTTCGGGTAGTCTCCCAGTGCAAGCACCGGGGTGGCATCTCCATGGTGGACCTCAAGCATGCCCTGGCTGCTGGTGGCTATGATGTCACCAAGAACAATACCCGTGTGAACTTAGCTGTGAAAGGCCTGGTGAGGAAGGAGACACTGGTGCAGACTACTGGATTTGGTGCATCTGGGTCATTTAAACTCAAGGTAACTGTTTAAGTAATACATTTCTGTCCATGGTGGTTTTTGTTTTAGCTCCTTGGCAGTTTGATTTTCCACTGGCTCATTTCAACTGAGTAGGAAGCAAATTGCACCATGGTGCATATTTCACTGTCAAACCACAACCAGTTATTTGGGAATTTTGAAGTATACAGATGTTTCTCTCATCTCCTGACCTAAAAACGACAGAAACTGACGTATGAGAAGAGAATTAAGACAAGAGCCATGAGAGACCGTGCAGCAGTCGAGAGGGCCAAGCAGAGAGACCGTGCAACAGTCGAGAGGGCCAAGCAGAGAAAATGAATTTTGAAGCCAGCAACAGAGAAAGGAAAGGCCTTTAAACCAACAGGAAAAGGCCAGAAACCAGGAGCAAAAACTACTAAACCAACAGGAAAAGGCCAGAAACCAGGAGCAAAAACTACTAAACCAAACAGGAAAAGCTTTGAAACCAGGAGCAAAAACTAAACCAGCAGGCAAGTCACCTAAAACAGCTAGCAAGGACAAGACAGCTGTTGGAAAAGGTCAAAGGGAAATAGGAGAGACCAACACATGTAGGCAAAAGCCACAAACCAGCAGGACAAGCATCAACATCACCAGCCAAGGTCCAAAAAGCAGGCTACAAAGCCCCTGAACCTGCAGGAAATGCCTTGAAAGCAGCCAATCAGAAAACCTGCAAAATGGTTAACCCCCAATACAAAGCCACGGATACAGCGACCTAGGGTTGCCAAAAGACGTGCTTCCTTGTGGAAATGGACCGAGAGTATGGACTAAAAGAGTAATATGCCAGTAGATGTCAAATTACAATGTTATATTTTGTCAATCATATTATTGTATTGGTTTTTATTACATTGTTACTCCCAAATTACATGTATATTGAGTGATTATTCTACCAGTACTACATGAAAATATGACTTTTCTCCCCATCATGAGTGAAATTGTTTTGTTCCCTACTCTCCTACAGTCTCTTTGACAAGGAACAGTGGAAACATGAGGACAAACTATACCATTTATTTCCACTGTATAACCATGGGAACAATGATGCACTGAATACATGTATACAAAAACCAGTAGGAAGACCATATTTGGTGCCAAGTCCTTACAGATGGTGTGTTCAAAACAATATTTATTTCATATTGAAACTTTGCCTAAATTGAGAAATGTAAGATACCATATTTTACACACAATACATACACCCATAGAATCATACGAATCCACAGGAGGTAATTGGTGAAGTGGATCGTTTCTGTACAATGTTCCTTGACTGTCCAATCCATTTCTAGTCCATGTTGACAACAGTTTTAGCTGGAGCAGCAGTGTGCTGTCAACTTCATCACAACACGCCCCAGACCTCCTCAAAGGCAGAGCACATCTTGGCACAGGTgagggcagcagagagagggTAGTTACTGATGGAAACAGTCTTCTCTGTGTAGTCCACATTCACCTAAGACAGGACAAGCAGAGAGAGGGTAGTTACTGATGGAAACGGTCTTCTCTGTGTAGCCCACATTCACCTAAGACAGgtgagggcagcagagagggtagTTACTGATGGAAACAGTCTTCTCTGTGTAGCCCACATTCACCTAAGACAGGAGAGGACAAGCAGAGAGGGTAGTTACTGATGGAAACAGTCTTCTCTGTGTAGTCCACATTCACCTAAGACAGGAGAGGACAAGCAGAGAGAGGGTAGTTACTGATGGAAACAGTCTTCTCTGTGTAGTCCACATTCACCTAAGACAGGAGAGGACAAGCAGAGAGAGGGTAGTTACTGATGGAAACAGTCTTCTCTGTGTAGTCCACATTCACCTAAGACAGGAGAGGACAAGCAGAGAGGGTAGTTACTGATGGAAACAGTCTTCTCTGTGTAGCCCACATTCACCTAAGACAGGACAAGCAGAGAGAGGGTAGTTACTGATGGAAACAGTCTTCTCTGTGTAGTCCACATTCACCTAAGACAGGACAAGCAGAGAGAGGGCAGTTACTGATGGAAACAGTCTT harbors:
- the LOC109883110 gene encoding histone H1.5-like, which produces MWMLTLPGNGATTPARLFKYQAEAASAPKTNNARHVTTRVSQLILRVVSQCKHRGGISMVDLKHALAAGGYDVTKNNTRVNLAVKGLVRKETLVQTTGFGASGSFKLKKLTYEKRIKTRAMRDRAAVERAKQRDRATVERAKQRK